The Argopecten irradians isolate NY chromosome 6, Ai_NY, whole genome shotgun sequence genome has a window encoding:
- the LOC138325730 gene encoding amiloride-sensitive sodium channel subunit gamma-2-like, with amino-acid sequence METYVQQGCDKMDGRISESDRASQNIDNDNKSVASFDSQGKKKSFGRVIERFAEKTSMQGVPYINMAKTRFAKITWTILLILAIGMMVLHLYYLSNQFFLWPKTTTIELGFSNLQLPAITICNVNIIRNSKLRDNSDTALDRLRGLTSAVDPTKLDPTKTTGYTGVPGTGTVPGTGTGTGTGIGPGQTTGKRKKRYVETYDAIDLDDYKGPSAPKDTSVGPRDTVSDIEATFRELYMSVERDTRVSIGHTINDMLVSCAFNGQTCYPENFTLYQTPAYGNCYTIESSKFVSKTSGPANGLKLILYVDNQDYIKGITQGHGARVTLHYPGTIPDPENMGFYVSTAFETDIGLKLVDIHREGQPYGVCTNGEDFERKYKRKYTRQACLTTCEQEAMLERCGCFQLDMEEVFVLAGRTNEKPCNTTAEIECQADLQEEIREKSLTCTCPNPCTETQYVKAHSTRQWPTEDYSTVLVQTICEAENRTEDCQHLATITDRAELSANFLKLLIYYEDLNYEQISEQPEIETAQFASDVGGAIGLWIGLSMLSMFEVVQLLVELCDYGVSKCKKDEARKERARRKRQLRRQRMRQNEYNNMYGVDPEWARNDVNSVPPDYRIRHGLNGVHSDYRIRYSTDGGSPDYRDRHVIDREPSEYRVRHGVDGIPTGSNEHYITATQLQNAPKDDGGYNYIMYKGNSFSDRY; translated from the exons ATGGAAACATATGTACAACAGGGCTGTGATAAAATGGACGGCCGAATTTCGGAGTCAGACAGAGCGAGTCAAAACATTGACAATGACAATAAGAGTGTGGCGTCATTTGACTCACAAGGCAAAAAGAAGTCTTTTGGCCGGGTCATCGAACGTTTTGCGGAGAAGACGTCCATGCAAGGTGTTCCGTATATCAATATGGCAAAGACTCGGTTTGCTAAGATAACTTGGACTATTCTTTTGATCTTGGCAATCGGGATGATGGTATTGCATCTGTATTATCTTTCAAATCAGTTTTTCCTGTGGCCCAAAACCACAACAATTGAACTTGGCTTCAGTAATCTCCAATTACCTGCAATAACTATTTGTAATGTTAACATAATCCGGAACTCCAAGCTCCGCGATAACTCTGACACTGCACTTGATAGATTACGGGGTTTAACTTCTGCCGTCGACCCAACCAAATTGGATCCTACAAAAACTACAGGGTACACTGGCGTTCCAGGTACCGGAACTGTTCCAGGAACCGGAACTGGCACAGGAACTGGAATCGGTCCAGGACAGACA ACTGGTAAGAGAAAAAAACGCTACGTAGAGACATATGACGCTATCGATTTGGATGACTACAAGGGACCAAGCGCACCAAAAGACACATCTGTTGGACCACGTGACACCGTGTCTGACATCGAGGCTACCTTCCGAGAGTTATATATGAGCGTAGAGAG ggACACTCGAGTGAGTATCGGCCATACTATAAATGATATGCTGGTTTCTTGTGCCTTTAACGGACAGACGTGCTATCCTGA aaattttacattatatcaAACACCGGCATATGGCAATTGTTATACAATTGAATCTTCAAAGTTTGTTTCAAAAACATCTGGACCAGCGAATG GTTTGAAATTGATTCTGTATGTGGACAACCAAGACTACATTAAAGGTATCACACAAGGACATGGTGCCCGAGTCACCCTACACTATCCAGGGACCATCCCAGACCCAGAAAATATGGGCTTCTACGTGTCTACCGCATTTGAAACGGACATTGGTTTAAAACTG GTTGATATCCACCGAGAAGGCCAACCTTACGGTGTATGCACAAATGGTGAAGACTTTGAGAGAAAGTATAAGAGGAAATACACAAGACAG GCGTGCCTCACTACTTGTGAACAGGAGGCCATGTTGGAGAGATGTGGATGTTTTCAATTAGACATGGAAGAGGTATTCGTTTTGGCAGGCAGGACAAATGAAAAACCGTGCAACACTACCGCCGAAATCGAATGCCAAGCGGACTTACAGGAAGAGATACGAGAGAAGTCTCTAACATGTACCTGCCCAAACCCTTGCAC TGAGACCCAGTATGTGAAAGCCCACAGCACGCGTCAGTGGCCTACGGAAGATTACTCG ACGGTGTTAGTACAGACGATTTGTGAGGCTGAGAACAGGACAGAAGATTGTCAACATCTAGCCACCATTACAGATAGAgcagaattaag TGCCAATTTCCTTAAACTACTCATCTATTACGAAGATCTGAATTATGAGCAGATTTCAGAACAACCGGAAATCGAG ACTGCCCAGTTCGCGTCAGATGTGGGTGGTGCTATTGGTCTCTGGATAGGACTGTCAATGCTGAGCATGTTCGAGGTGGTACAACTACTGGTAGAGCTGTGTGATTACGGAGTCAGTAAGTGTAAAAAGGACGAAGCAAGGAAAGAGCGTGCCAGACGAAAACGGCAGCTCCGGCGGCAAAGAATGAGACAAAATGAGTATAACAACATGTACGGGGTGGATCCCGAATGGGCGAGAAATGACGTCAATAGCGTTCCGCCGGATTACAGAATACGGCATGGTCTCAATGGTGTGCATTCGGATTATAGGATAAGATACAGTACGGATGGAGGATCACCGGATTATAGAGACAGGCATGTTATAGATAGAGAACCATCAGAATATAGGGTTCGACACGGTGTTGACGGGATACCCACTGGTAGCAATGAGCACTATATCACTGCTACCCAGCTTCAAAACGCGCCAAAAGATGATGGAGGAtataattacattatgtataaaggAAATTCCTTCAGTGATCGATATTAA